The Bubalus bubalis isolate 160015118507 breed Murrah chromosome 18, NDDB_SH_1, whole genome shotgun sequence genome contains a region encoding:
- the HEATR3 gene encoding HEAT repeat-containing protein 3 isoform X1 gives MGKSRTKRFKRPQFSPTGDCQAEAAGANGTEPEEDDGPAAELLEKLQHPSAEVRECACAGLARLVQQRPVLPSLARRDAVRRLGPLLLDPSLAVRETAAGALRNLSACGGFEVCDDMVTKDIMTPLVALLKECSTGLDSNEMSPQKKKDQNKNSIENIANEAINVLWNICECSSRAVSIFNKEGCLEIVLKYLSRFSTNVDLAISVAYCLQTVTEDNPELLKSFSTPALHVLESAMLSPVSSMEYLLLKTLVAGTVWNLKDIIPSKSQAEIINAILKILSEVLEMDAGETVIQMKEAETQRIKTAVETEDTLQSVNGDDLMEDEEMEEIPHRRKVRRKTFISDLLPPTDKELRETIALLTAQQTALEIIVNMCCSEDPTDDEWEELSSSDESDAFMENALSECGGQLLSPLCLSHEVHTALTHHLLPKKIFDKTAFPNSVAVDVCSRSPTWKPLIRKMNTIQCRALVCLQSLVSLLDVDHLGGPAALQTLAQHLSQLLFSQPDFAKHVDFLEAMSSALRALLQTMASKNIPQCMTPDQLMTLCTAGVRSSNVGVRVNVVSILGITGSVLAKEDGTLDTLKTIGYSLLEVATKDPCLVVAGEALDALFDVFADGKEAERASVQIKLLSTLKEFQPVFKMKIRKEGRTKYSPDQLCVLDNVKMNLRRFVAYQETVEKRLTT, from the exons ATGGGCAAGAGCCGGACGAAGCGCTTCAAGCGACCTCAGTTCTCGCCTACGGGCGACTGTCAGGCCGAGGCGGCGGGGGCGAACGGGACGGAGCCAGAGGAGGACGACGGGCCAGCGGCGGAGCTGCTGGAAAAA CTTCAGCACCCGAGCGCCGAAGTCCGCGAGTGCGCCTGCGCGGGGCTGGCCCGGCTGGTGCAGCAGCGGCCGGTGCTCCCGAGCCTGGCTCGCCGGGACGCCGTGCGCCGCCTCGGGCCGCTGCTGCTCGATCCCAGTCTGGCGGTGAGGGAAACAGCTGCCGGCGCACTGAG AAATCTCAGCGCTTGTGGCGGTTTCGAAGTCTGTGATGACATGGTGACCAAGGATATCATGACCCCGCTGGTTGCACTGCTGAAAGAG TGTAGTACTGGACTGGATTCAAATGAGATGTctcctcagaaaaaaaaagatcagaacaAAAATTCTATTGAAAACATAGCCAACGAGGCCATAAACGTGCTATGGAATATATG TGAATGCAGTAGTAGAGCAGTATCTATATTCAACAAAGAAGGGTGTTTGGAGATTGTATTAAAGTATTTAAGTAGGTTTTCCACCAATGTTGACCTGGCTATTTCAGTAG CATATTGTTTGCAGACGGTGACCGAAGATAACCCAGAGCTACTGAAATCTTTCAGTACCCCAGCGTTGCACGTGCTGGAATCAGCAATGCTTTCTCCTGTCAGTTCCATGGAGTATCTTCTATTGAAGACATTGGTGGCAG GCACAGTTTGGAATCTAAAGGACATTATTCCATCCAAGAGTCAGGCAGAAATCATAAATGCCATACTAAAGATCTTATctgaagttctggaaatggatgctGGCGAAACGGTTATTCAAATGAAGGAGGCTGAAACTCAAAGGATAAAAACCGCTGTGGAGACTGAGGACACACTACAGAGTGTTAATGGTGATGACCTGATggaagatgaggaaatggaagagaTTCCTCATAGAAGGAAAGTCAGAAGGAAAACGTTCATTTCAGATTTACTTCCG cccacCGACAAGGAGCTGAGAGAGACCATAGCATTGCTGACAGCTCAGCAGACGGCTCTGGAAATCATTGTGAACATGTGCTGCAGTGAAG ATCCCACAGACGACGAATGGGAAGAGCTGTCCAGCAGTGATGAAAGTGACGCGTTTATGGAGAACGCCCTCAGTGAGTGCGGTGGGCAGCTGCTGtctcccctctgcctctcccatgaGGTTCACACGGCTCTCACCCACCACCTCCTCCCAAAGAAG ATTTTTGACAAAACTGCCTTTCCAAACAGCGTTGCAGTTGACGTGTGCTCTAGGAGCCCCACTTGGAAACCTTTGATTAGAAA aATGAACACTATACAGTGTAGAGCCCTCGTGTGTCTCCAGAGCCTCGTCTCCCTTCTGGATGTGGACCATCTGGGAGGACCTGCTGCCCTTCAGACGCTTGCACAGCACCTGTCACAACTGCTTTTCTCTCAGCCAG ATTTTGCTAAGCACGTTGACTTTTTAGAAGCCATGAGTAGTGCCTTGAGGGCCCTTTTGCAAACAATGGCCTCCAAGAACATTCCTCAG TGCATGACTCCCGACCAGCTGATGACGCTGTGCACGGCAGGCGTCCGCAGTAGTAATGTGGGGGTGAGAGTGAACGTGGTCAGTATTTTAGGAATCACAGGCAGCGTCCTAGCCAAAGAAGACGGCACGCTCGACACTCTCAAG acCATCGGGTACTCTCTGCTTGAGGTTGCCACCAAAGACCCCTGCCTTGTGGTAGCAGGGGAGGCCTTGGATGCCCTCTTTGATGTTTTTGCAGACGGTAAAGAAGCTGAAAGGGCCTCAGTTCAAATTAAATTGTTATCTACTCTGAAAGAATTCCAGCCAGTCTTCAAAATGAAG ATACGAAAAGAAGGGAGAACTAAATACAGTCCAGATCAGCTGTGTGTTCTTGACAACGTGAAGATGAATTTGAGAAGATTTGTCGCTTATCAAGAAACTGTTGAGAAAAGACTGACTACTTGA
- the HEATR3 gene encoding HEAT repeat-containing protein 3 isoform X2, translated as MVTKDIMTPLVALLKECSTGLDSNEMSPQKKKDQNKNSIENIANEAINVLWNICECSSRAVSIFNKEGCLEIVLKYLSRFSTNVDLAISVAYCLQTVTEDNPELLKSFSTPALHVLESAMLSPVSSMEYLLLKTLVAGTVWNLKDIIPSKSQAEIINAILKILSEVLEMDAGETVIQMKEAETQRIKTAVETEDTLQSVNGDDLMEDEEMEEIPHRRKVRRKTFISDLLPPTDKELRETIALLTAQQTALEIIVNMCCSEDPTDDEWEELSSSDESDAFMENALSECGGQLLSPLCLSHEVHTALTHHLLPKKIFDKTAFPNSVAVDVCSRSPTWKPLIRKMNTIQCRALVCLQSLVSLLDVDHLGGPAALQTLAQHLSQLLFSQPDFAKHVDFLEAMSSALRALLQTMASKNIPQCMTPDQLMTLCTAGVRSSNVGVRVNVVSILGITGSVLAKEDGTLDTLKTIGYSLLEVATKDPCLVVAGEALDALFDVFADGKEAERASVQIKLLSTLKEFQPVFKMKIRKEGRTKYSPDQLCVLDNVKMNLRRFVAYQETVEKRLTT; from the exons ATGGTGACCAAGGATATCATGACCCCGCTGGTTGCACTGCTGAAAGAG TGTAGTACTGGACTGGATTCAAATGAGATGTctcctcagaaaaaaaaagatcagaacaAAAATTCTATTGAAAACATAGCCAACGAGGCCATAAACGTGCTATGGAATATATG TGAATGCAGTAGTAGAGCAGTATCTATATTCAACAAAGAAGGGTGTTTGGAGATTGTATTAAAGTATTTAAGTAGGTTTTCCACCAATGTTGACCTGGCTATTTCAGTAG CATATTGTTTGCAGACGGTGACCGAAGATAACCCAGAGCTACTGAAATCTTTCAGTACCCCAGCGTTGCACGTGCTGGAATCAGCAATGCTTTCTCCTGTCAGTTCCATGGAGTATCTTCTATTGAAGACATTGGTGGCAG GCACAGTTTGGAATCTAAAGGACATTATTCCATCCAAGAGTCAGGCAGAAATCATAAATGCCATACTAAAGATCTTATctgaagttctggaaatggatgctGGCGAAACGGTTATTCAAATGAAGGAGGCTGAAACTCAAAGGATAAAAACCGCTGTGGAGACTGAGGACACACTACAGAGTGTTAATGGTGATGACCTGATggaagatgaggaaatggaagagaTTCCTCATAGAAGGAAAGTCAGAAGGAAAACGTTCATTTCAGATTTACTTCCG cccacCGACAAGGAGCTGAGAGAGACCATAGCATTGCTGACAGCTCAGCAGACGGCTCTGGAAATCATTGTGAACATGTGCTGCAGTGAAG ATCCCACAGACGACGAATGGGAAGAGCTGTCCAGCAGTGATGAAAGTGACGCGTTTATGGAGAACGCCCTCAGTGAGTGCGGTGGGCAGCTGCTGtctcccctctgcctctcccatgaGGTTCACACGGCTCTCACCCACCACCTCCTCCCAAAGAAG ATTTTTGACAAAACTGCCTTTCCAAACAGCGTTGCAGTTGACGTGTGCTCTAGGAGCCCCACTTGGAAACCTTTGATTAGAAA aATGAACACTATACAGTGTAGAGCCCTCGTGTGTCTCCAGAGCCTCGTCTCCCTTCTGGATGTGGACCATCTGGGAGGACCTGCTGCCCTTCAGACGCTTGCACAGCACCTGTCACAACTGCTTTTCTCTCAGCCAG ATTTTGCTAAGCACGTTGACTTTTTAGAAGCCATGAGTAGTGCCTTGAGGGCCCTTTTGCAAACAATGGCCTCCAAGAACATTCCTCAG TGCATGACTCCCGACCAGCTGATGACGCTGTGCACGGCAGGCGTCCGCAGTAGTAATGTGGGGGTGAGAGTGAACGTGGTCAGTATTTTAGGAATCACAGGCAGCGTCCTAGCCAAAGAAGACGGCACGCTCGACACTCTCAAG acCATCGGGTACTCTCTGCTTGAGGTTGCCACCAAAGACCCCTGCCTTGTGGTAGCAGGGGAGGCCTTGGATGCCCTCTTTGATGTTTTTGCAGACGGTAAAGAAGCTGAAAGGGCCTCAGTTCAAATTAAATTGTTATCTACTCTGAAAGAATTCCAGCCAGTCTTCAAAATGAAG ATACGAAAAGAAGGGAGAACTAAATACAGTCCAGATCAGCTGTGTGTTCTTGACAACGTGAAGATGAATTTGAGAAGATTTGTCGCTTATCAAGAAACTGTTGAGAAAAGACTGACTACTTGA